AAGAAAATATGAGCTTCCAGTTGTCTGACACCAAACTAATAAGTTGTCTCCTTTGCCCCTATATTGCGATCATATGGAGTCTAGAACTCGTACTTTGATTGGCCCGTTGAGTTTTTGTGTATCGCGTTCTTAAGAGAATCCAACAGCTTTAACTAATCTCTCTTTTCCCAAAACACCGGACCCTTTTGTGATCCTCTCAGGGAATAATTTGGTCTACACAACAGCACTTATATGCTTGAGGACTGTCACACAATAACACATAGCGAATTAGTTTACGACAGCTTCACGTAAACAACTCGCGCAAGCTGCTGGCAGCATGAACTCCTCAACGGCTGATCGTGTCTTCACTTGGCTTAAACTTGATGCTAATGAGCCAAAcgagaaatttccaaaatacAAGTTCGTGAGATCAAAGccagaataattattgtttcaaatcATTCGGAATGTGAAATGAGAACTGTCCAAGTATTTAACAGGCACGAAGAGATGAgaaactgcaacgaaaacgtcacaatcaaatgcaggggtacctggagaaaagccttaagtgacttctgataaattaccagattctccttccaaatgtCCTTGTATTtacttgtgaatgactaggagaatttgacattgcatcaaaagtcacttctaggccttattccacacactcCTTCAAATAAAACTTTGCGTTacgttaagtgttttgcgattattccatgttggtcacgttgtacgaAATACGCGAGGTGCaatttcgcttgcttggcacgaacgGTTTTCATGTCAAGGCatagaatgaaagatttaatgctgcgagctcgcgttgttgtcagagcctcaaatatgaaaatttcacgtcttcatttagcagactacgtcaaaaaattgcaccacagcgcgtgccgcacgtgcagcacgattatttttccccattcaaccaatgaaatcattgttttatggcgttgacgttgccgttgctgtcgtaaTTTCTTAAACTCGCTATGATGCATGAGGATTTCAcgaatgtgcaaatttaataaGAAAAATGATATCGTTTATCGTTCTTAattgttataaatatttttggCGTCATCTGTAAAACAACGACGTACAttgaccaaatttgaagtcTTTTGAAGGACGTCAGCTCTTCACGCTAAAAGATTACTCACGTTCTAAGACGCTTCGCTAAACGAAGGTAAAACATTCCACCTTTACATTCCTGTAATTCGAGAGAAAGACAACAAGTATACATATACAGATATATGGATAAGCAATCTGATCGAAGACCTTTAAACTAGAAAGTTATAAAGACCAGTTCGCATTCTCTCGACAGAATGCACAGACTGATCACAAAAACGCTCATCGTCTGAGCTAGCATCCTGATATCCACTCCTAcatcttcgagaaatgagaagattttcaAAAACGACTAAATTTAAAGGTGAATTTCAAAcatttatactactacctgagaaatttctgccatttgattcgttgagagcagaggtattcagcttaatttgaaatatctacacctaattgcagtaacgttgtcatagaaaaaagcaaaaaccaaataCGAATTAATTAGGCATATATACAAGCAAACCTCATGAATCTTAATAATTTGCAAAGTAGTCATGGAATACAGTATAATATTAGATTCATTGTAgcgattttttcagttttctcataGAAAAATCTTCACATTTTTACAACACTCGGAGAATGATACAAAAAGACCACGAGATATTTCCTCTATTGACGTGTGCCAGGTTCACGATTAGACCGCCACTTCCTTTCACTCGCATTTCGCGCTTGCTGTTACTTCTTCAGTTCTTTCCACTTATACTGTGTTTCATCACTGGTATCCGCAATTTCTGAAGTAGTTTACACAGTTTTCTCTAGAAATTTGTTCAAAAGCATGCAAGATAAAAACACGAAGTTGTGTGCAGCAACGGTAGGCGACATCATTTTCCCGAACGAAGTCTTTTGCCCGGTTGTAGCTACCTTTTAATAGGGATCATCTTACCccagttcgaaggccgttttaaacactttctcttgctgattaagcctggtttccatatcgttgtatctgtcgtatctgtcgtacgaaaaaaattcataggatagatataactttatggaaacctcccgtacaaatgctcaatacaaaagaaacgacaaatacaacttgttgtacgagagagaatgaattctatcggtcctatgaatttttttcgtacgatagacccgacagatacgacagatacaacgatatggaaaccagactttagaattattcatacatctcgcagctttctccaaaaacagcatcagcagtttttttctggcgagcgatacttgtcagttataattaattcctaattaatttctatttgttttttttttattttggtttttgatttttgcttttttctatgacaacgtttctgcaattaggtgtacattatcagcttaatttgaaatatctatctaaattacagttactatggtaacccaaaatcaccacataatctcgtcgcacgagttacgcaaaaatggcggaaagatttctagattttgaaatcaggagattcaagaactaaaacaaaattcggaaaaccaaaatactgagaaaagtacatcgacccggctcaatgtctggaccagctgggccgaaaacatgaacttcaaaaccaatttgctcgcctacgaagcgaaacaactcgacgaaaacaaacacatggcgttagatgactgaatttctcaggttgtagtgtaaacaagtaatagcatgaattgtgcgtgatatttggcataaataccactcgtgatatttcaaaattgccccaaatttcactcgcctgaGGGTTCGTGtatttatgtaaaacaattttgaaatatcactcgtggtatttaatAATTACCACgggtgatatttcaaaattgttaaatTGTTATATTTAGCATAAATTTTGTGCCAAATATccctacaaatcatgctattacctatacaaatacaaGTCGGATGATGCCCAAACCTATATTTTAAAACCATCTTAGATTAACTATTTTGTTCTTGGGGTCTTCTTGATATAAAACGAAAGGAAAAGAAGGAATGAGTTCGCTGCGTTCGCTGCACTGCATGTGGTATGACCTGCGGAATGTAATACGTGATTTTACAAACACAGTCTTATTTAagtaatttatttctttgagtcatTCTGCTCATATTACATCCCGTATCCGCAAACTAGGAgtcgatgagtaggagcatgcaactccactatgtTCCTGTCACGTAGTTTTCATAGACCgacttatttttagatcgaatttttCTGGAATGAGACTTCTGTGGGAGTGTCGTGACCagtcacaagaaactaattgacgtcactgcgtcacccGAGTGGAACTACctttcttttacaaaagaaaaggtctCCTTTAAATAGATCCGTCTGTAAAAATGCCACGTCATAGGCTTAGCATGGGAGTTGCATGTTCCTACTCATCGGTTCCTTGCGCCTATCGCCCTCACCGCTTTAAGAGAGATTTACGTAAGGGAGTAGAGAACTTGAAAATGCACATAAAAGTCTGGAAACAAAGAAGCAAActaacaaacagaaaaaatggaagacaaaacaaaaaagacgaGATGATGGACTAATTGATTTGTTCAGGAAATGCGCATGCGTCAACAAGACAAAATAGCTGTCAACCTCGACATAACTGTCTCtacaagagcgcatgcgcaatgtGAAATCTGCACCGCACAGACACATTTGAAGGTACCAAGTGGGGAAAATAACTACAACAGTGTTATCTATAAAAAGAAGTCGCTTCCACTTATGAATTGAGCtgagtgagtgaatgaaagggaGCTGTCACAGACGGAAGAGGGGCCGACAaatctctccctcactgccctCCGGTGAcgtttttttatgaaacttaaCTCAGAAAAGCGGTCACcgagccgaaatctcggggaacatcgtggGGTACGAtactctggcaccacgtccagaggtactgctttcttggtattttgtttgcgAATGCGCAAACTTTCGATTAATTGTGTTCATCTTATCGTGCTTTGAAAAGAGacacaaattgatttgaccgtttctggaatattggataaatgttatgatatttattgaatatatatatatatatatatatatatatatatatatatgaattctggatactttggtagaatattattttttcatgtagttccagactgatgagtgtggccgatcttggccatacaaaacagagctgtagcaaataaaactacatgaaaaaataatatatatatatatatatataaagtctttcacaagcatccaatacgtgttgatggtctcttcataaaacaatatagaaaacacaaatgaagacgagacacgtttttgaagaacacctatatttcgaccgacttgtcggtcttcttcaccctgaagaagaccgacaagtcggtcgaaatataggtgttcttcaaaaacgtgtctcgtcttcatttgtgttttctatatatatatatatatatatatatatatatatatatatatatatatatatattcaataAATATCATAACATTCATCAGGGCACCAAATAGTTTTTCCttcaatgaaaatgtcattcagagggttgtccgtccttggtcacctctaaactctctacattacatttcgccgaggcttggactgtgaatccattagtgatcctctctgggggcttagatgggctgttggctagagagacctttgtaacttatctataaattgtcttctcctctctcgtccgcctgtgaatcgtcattctggtcgatccagtgtcatctagttggagaaaaacactagcccgggagtaccacgtagaaaattccactgactatccagatcggccgtgtagccagcatggttgctctgatagtgtggtggtgatcacacccaaccggtaatcagggggacgtgggttcaaatcccccTCAGGGCACCAAATAGTTTTTCCttcaatgaaaatgtcattcagagggttgtccgtccttggtcacctctaaactctctctctctatatatatatatactgttgCAATTttaccctgataactaaattactgcaattatcatgctttcgacgcttttgcaacgctgtattgttatagtcatggTAATAAAGCTcactgctgctgttgttgtagtTCCACTTTACCGACCCACACCAGGAGTTAACCTACAGACCTAGTTAACCGAGTAGAACTTGTTGGTAAAGGCGTCTCGCTTATCTATCTTCTTCTCGATGGTTCTGTTTTAGAAATAATCTTTTGACAGCTGCACGAATCTCCCCAAGCCTCAAACAATACAACACTGGATTGAAAGTAGAAGTGACAAAGACCAAAGTAGTCACTGAAGTGAAGGCTGCGTAGAGATGACGTTcatttttcccgccaaaagaCAACCGCAAGGCAATCGTCACCACGACCCAGCCAAAATAGGTTGCGATCGTGACAATGAGAAGAGTTACAATAGTAGAAACGGTTTTGACATATTTGGAGAGTTGTAATCTCGTTGAACAAGTTGTCGTTGCACAATTTACCGCTTGCGAAGCGATCTGTGTTTTGTGCCGCTTTACAAGACGAAATATTTGAATATAGGCCAAGGTGTTAATCAACAGTGAAGTATATACTAACAAACTGTTTACAGCAGTGAAAACCTGCATTTTTATCCAAAACCTGCAAAGAGCCCATACTAGAGTCAGTAGCCAAGTGGACCCCACACAAA
Above is a genomic segment from Acropora muricata isolate sample 2 chromosome 1, ASM3666990v1, whole genome shotgun sequence containing:
- the LOC136919252 gene encoding adenosine receptor A1-like is translated as MNNSYEDQEMISSICGFINVEIHFDQQNALHSIFLCTINVLFAVSAIFLNCTVIFVIWKTRSLRTPSNIFVVGLAVSDLAVGLIVQPLFVATIMTGIRGEFSTYCCLRLTMETVGLIVLGASFFTLTIISVERLLALSLHLRYQAAITCKRAVVCVGSTWLLTLVWALCRFWIKMQVFTAVNSLLVYTSLLINTLAYIQIFRLVKRHKTQIASQAVNCATTTCSTRLQLSKYVKTVSTIVTLLIVTIATYFGWVVVTIALRLSFGGKNERHLYAAFTSVTTLVFVTSTFNPVLYCLRLGEIRAAVKRLFLKQNHREEDR